In Sphaerisporangium krabiense, the DNA window GTGGCGGCGGGCACCACTCCCCCGCGAACCTGAGCGACCGGGCGCCGTCGCCGGGCGCCCCCACCTGACCGTCGTTCGGCTCCTCCGCCTCGACGGGCGTATCCGCGGCTCCTGATCCCACCGCGTTCCTTCATGAGCTCGACCCGGTCGATGATCATGTACTGGGTCATGCCTCAAGCTCCCATGGACGAGCCCCGCCTGTCGTGTCGCGTCGTGCATGGATTAGGCTCAAAGGCCGTTCGCTAACGGAACGAGCGTTCGTCTAGCGAACACGGCTCACGAGGAGGAGGCGTCATGGATTCGGCCTTCATCTACGCCGCGGCGCGCACGCCGTTCGGCAGGTTCAACGGCGCGCTCGCCGGGGTCCGCCCGGACGACCTGGCGGCCACCGCGTTGCGCGGCGTCCTGGCCAAGCTCCCGCGGCTCGATCCCGCGAAGATCGGCGACGTCGTCTGGGGCAACGCCAACGGCGCGGGCGAGGACAACCGCAACGTGGGCCGGATGGCCGCGCTGCTGGCCGGGCTGCCGGTGACCGTCCCGGCCACCACGGTGAACCGGTTGTGCGGGTCGAGCCTCGACGCCGCCATGATCGGCTCGCGGACCATCGAGAGCGGCGACGCCGGCATCGTCGTCACCGGGGGCGTGGAGTCGATGACGCGGGCCCCTTGGGTGCTGCCCAAGCCCTCGCGTGCCTTCCCCGCCGGAGACATGACCGCGGTCTCCACCACGCTCGGCTGGCGGCTGGTGAACCCGCGCATGCCCCAGGAGTGGACGGTCTCGCTGGGCGAGGCCAACGAGCAGCTGCGGGAGAGGTTCTCCATCTCGCGCGAACGGCAGGACGCCTTCGCCGCGCGCTCCCACGTGCTGGCCGACGCGGCCTGGAACGCCGGGTTCTACGACGACCTGGTGATCCCCGTCGAGGACGCCGGCCTCACCCGCGACGAGGGCATCAGGCCCGGCACGACGCCGGAGATCCTCGCCGGGCTCAAGCCGGCCTTCCGCCCCGACGGCACCATCACGGCCGGCAACGCCTCCCCGCTGAACGACGGGGCCTCCGCGGTCGTGCTCGGCTCCGAGGCCGCCGCCGACCACGTCGGCGCCGACCCGATCGCCCGCGTCGCGGGCCGCGGAGCCACGGCGCTCGAACCCCAGATGTTCGGGTACGCGCCGGTCGAGGCCGCGAACCAGGCGCTGCGCCGGGCCGGCATCGGCTGGGACGACGTCGGCGCCGTGGAGCTCAACGAGGCGTTCGCCGTCCAGTCGCTCGTGTGCCTGGACGCCTGGAAGATCGACCCCGAGATCGTCAACACCAAGGGCGGCGCCATCGCGATCGGCCACCCTCTGGGCGCCTCCGGCGGGCGCGTCCTCGGCACGCTCGCCCAGGTGCTGCGCGAACGCCGCGAGCGCTGGGGCGTCGCCGCCATCTGCATCGGCGTCGGCCAGGGCCTGGCCGTCGTCCTCGAGAACGTGAGCGCCTCATGACCGCCGTGTTCACCGACCACGACGAGGCCGTCGCCGGGATCGAGGACGGCGCCACGGTCCTCATCGGCGGCTTCGGGCTGGCCGGCATGCCCGTCCAGCTCATCGACGCGCTCATCCGGCAGGGCGCGACGGACCTGACCGTCGTCAGCAACAACGCGGGCAACGGCGACACCGGCCTGGCCGCGCTGCTGGCCGCCGGGCGGGTCCGCAAGATGATCTGCTCGTTCCCGCGCCAGAGCGATTCGTGGGTCTTCGACGGCCTCTACCGGGCGGGGAAGATCGAGCTGGAGGTCGTCCCGCAGGGCACCCTCGCCGAGCGCATGCGCGCGGCCGGCGCCGGCATCGGCGCCTTCTACTGCCCCACCGGCGTCGGCACGCCGCTCGCCGAGGGCAAGGAGACGCGCACCATCGACGGCCGTGACCACGTGCTGGAGTACCCGATCAAGGGTGACGTCGCCCTCATCGCCGCCCACGTGGGCGACCGGATGGGCAACCTCGTCTACCGCAAGACGGCGCGCAACTTCGGCCCCGTCATGGCCACCGCCGCCACCCTGACGATCGCGCAGGTACACGACGTCGTGGAAACCGGCGGCCTGGACCCCGAGGCCGTGGTCACCCCGTGCGTCTACGTCGACCGAATCCTCGACCTGAAGAGCGACCGAACCGAGGACCCGAGCACCACGGAGGCGACGTCGTGAACACGGTGGAACACCTCGACCGCGGCGCGCTGAACCGTGACGAACTCGCCGCCCTCGTCGCCCGCGACATCCCGCGGGGCTCTTTCGTGAACCTCGGCATCGGCCAGCCCACGATGGTCGCCGACCACCTCCAGGCCGGCTCCGGGGTCGTCCTGCACACCGAGAACGGCATGCTCGGCATGGGCCCGGCCGCCCACGGCGACGACATCGACCCCGACCTGATCAACGCCGGCAAGATCCCCGTCACCGAGCTGCCGGGCGCGTCGTACTTCCACCACGCCGACTCGTTCGCGATGATGCGCGGCGGCCACCTCGACGTGTGCGTGCTCGGCGCCTTCCAGGTCTCCGCGCGCGGCGACCTGGCCAACTGGCACACCGGCGCGCCCGACGCCATCCCCGCCGTCGGCGGCGCCATGGACCTGGCCACCGGCGCCAAGCAGGTGTTCGTCATGATGACGCTCTTCGCCAAGGACGGCACGCCCAAGCTCGTCCCCGAATGCACCTACCCGCTCACCGGCCTGGCCTGCGTAAGCCGCCTCTACACCGACCAGGCGGTCTTCCACATCGGCCCGGACGGCATCACCGTCGCCGAAACCTACGGCACGACCGCCCACGACCTCGCCTCCCGCCTGGACGTCCCCCTGCGCACCCTGCCCGAGTGACCTCGACGCCTCCCGGCCGTGGATCCGTCGGCGACGCGGTGAGCGCCGGTTTGTCGGTGCCGCGCGCGATACTCGCCGCTGACGATCACGAGGATGAGACGTCGAAGACGGCGCGGCCGCTCCGTCGCCGAACG includes these proteins:
- a CDS encoding thiolase family protein; translation: MDSAFIYAAARTPFGRFNGALAGVRPDDLAATALRGVLAKLPRLDPAKIGDVVWGNANGAGEDNRNVGRMAALLAGLPVTVPATTVNRLCGSSLDAAMIGSRTIESGDAGIVVTGGVESMTRAPWVLPKPSRAFPAGDMTAVSTTLGWRLVNPRMPQEWTVSLGEANEQLRERFSISRERQDAFAARSHVLADAAWNAGFYDDLVIPVEDAGLTRDEGIRPGTTPEILAGLKPAFRPDGTITAGNASPLNDGASAVVLGSEAAADHVGADPIARVAGRGATALEPQMFGYAPVEAANQALRRAGIGWDDVGAVELNEAFAVQSLVCLDAWKIDPEIVNTKGGAIAIGHPLGASGGRVLGTLAQVLRERRERWGVAAICIGVGQGLAVVLENVSAS
- a CDS encoding 3-oxoacid CoA-transferase subunit A, which encodes MTAVFTDHDEAVAGIEDGATVLIGGFGLAGMPVQLIDALIRQGATDLTVVSNNAGNGDTGLAALLAAGRVRKMICSFPRQSDSWVFDGLYRAGKIELEVVPQGTLAERMRAAGAGIGAFYCPTGVGTPLAEGKETRTIDGRDHVLEYPIKGDVALIAAHVGDRMGNLVYRKTARNFGPVMATAATLTIAQVHDVVETGGLDPEAVVTPCVYVDRILDLKSDRTEDPSTTEATS
- a CDS encoding 3-oxoacid CoA-transferase subunit B, translated to MNTVEHLDRGALNRDELAALVARDIPRGSFVNLGIGQPTMVADHLQAGSGVVLHTENGMLGMGPAAHGDDIDPDLINAGKIPVTELPGASYFHHADSFAMMRGGHLDVCVLGAFQVSARGDLANWHTGAPDAIPAVGGAMDLATGAKQVFVMMTLFAKDGTPKLVPECTYPLTGLACVSRLYTDQAVFHIGPDGITVAETYGTTAHDLASRLDVPLRTLPE